The following nucleotide sequence is from Solea senegalensis isolate Sse05_10M linkage group LG19, IFAPA_SoseM_1, whole genome shotgun sequence.
GTTTTCAGTAACAGAGTGAGTCAGGAACCTGCCATGAACCCACCTTGTTCAAATAtactgtgtacatttgtgtgctTGTGATGTGCACGTGTGCACAGTCGATACTTGGAATCAGACGGAGGTCATGGAGATTGAGTTTGGTTCATGGTCGAATAAAGGCTCAATCAAGGACACTCTGACATTCTGAGTTAAACAAAATGGAATTGTAAACATTAGAAAAGGTTTTAAACTATTGTCAGACACCTTAAGGTTTGACTTCTTCTAAAGTTCAGAGAGGTCCAAGCACAGTTCAGTGATAACCCAGCAGAGCCTGAGTTTGTTGGATGAGGTCAGGATGTGGATGACCCAGGGTACTGACACCATGTCAGTACCCTGGGTCATCCACATCCTGACTTCATCACATCCACCAGTGGAGGTAACTAGTAAGTGgtaatgtgtacttttactaagCTAATCTGGCATTCTGCATTGTGTGTTGGTGTGAATGAGTGGTTAAATTGAGTGCAGTGTAGTTAGAAGtacaacataataaaaacagtagataaatagattaaaaaaaaagaataaaaatagaataaaactgagttttaataaataaataaataaataaataaataaatgaacgcCCTCTACTTAAATGTTCAACCTTTTCCTCTTACCCAGACCAGCTGTTACAGGATCAGCATTTATTAGATGCTGGTTATTGTGGTAATATTCCTTATGGAAccacaaataataaatgtacCGTCCAGTTCCAAACTGAACCCGTCCACTCGGTGCATCATGTTGTGGTATTTGTCCAAGGAAAACCCCTCAGGATCTGCATATGGAAATGTTACACAACCTAGACCTAGTTATCTCCTGCTTATTGACTTTTTATTATGGCTGTTGGGTTTAATTGTCAGGGGTGTGGCAGAATATCTCTGCGATACATGGACGTACTCTCAGGAAATGTCCTTTCAGTTTCCAAGATATCACTGCACAAATAATAAGGCTATAGAGAGACAATCTAAAGCTGTACTCCCATCATAAATGAGAAAGATGATAAGTGACATCCTGAAGCGGTCATAAAGAGGCCAGGGTATAGTTTCAAAACACGGCTATATAAAAGATGATGGTGAAGTAAACCTGTAATCTGTGATAATGATGTTCAACAGAGACGTGCAGGAccgactgcatgtgtgtgtgtcactgatgtgtCAGTGAACACGCGCTCTGGTGGACAAAGTCCGTACACTGACCCTGATTCTGTTGTGAGCTGACGTTACATCATTCAGTGTGTTCAGGTTTATGGCTTCACTTTTACAGTCTGCGAGACACGTTGGTATTTTATCCACAACACACAACGGCACAAAAATGACTTTTCAAAGTGACTTATTTTCAAacctttttataaaaataaatataaatcctCAAATATAAACAGCTCACTTCAGATTTACAATAATATACaggcactacacacacatatttgtgaaTAGTACACACAAGGTGGATCACAGTATACATGGAGAGATTTTCACACGTTTGACAGCTTTTCAAATGTTAAGTTCAGAAAATGAATTGCTAACCATGAACCATGTTAACAGGAGACAAGCTTATATAATGTTGTGAcagaactacacacacacacacacacacataccggCAAAACTCTAACCAAATAAACCCTGATCGCTGTGTACCACAAGTAACTGAGACTCAGGACAAACTATAATACACAACACAATAACtataatacacaataataacacaagtCTGCAGAGTgaatgacacacaaatacaacacaagtGAAATGCCCTGTGAGTGGACGAGCACTTGTTGTTTCTGAAGTAATACTCTTCTCTTTTAATCCACACCTCCAAGACAGGTGTGGATTATTTGATCTGGACTTAACTGTGTTAAAATGTTCTATTCTAGCTAATGAAACAGAAGTGGTGACTTCAATTATTGGGTTGAAATAAAATAGTTGGTTTTAAACCCATGTTTCTCTGAAACTCTGATGTAGCCAACAATTAGCAGCAGTGGCTGTATGACATTCATTCAAAGTAGCTACGAGATGAAACTCAACTTTCTCAACACACAATTGACGTCCAGTGAAATTGGGATGGTCGTTGTTACGGACACGCAGAATTTTTAGAAATAGACCTGCTAGCTATCAGCTAGCTTAGCTAGCTCTTGGGCGTTTAAACGGTAAAAGCCTGAATAGAGCGGCTGTAGTTGTAATTACCTTGTTCCAAACCTAAAAATGATTTCATGGAACGCACCAACTCATGAAATATGGGGCAAATCCACCTGATTTAGCTTAGCAGAGAAGCAGCGGTGTGAAAATTCAACACAATTCTTAGTAGTTCTGCATCTCCACAACAATTCCTACACACTTTGTTCCCTCGTCATCTtcttatttatcatttttagaTTGCATATTTTAGTATAGTGGTGTTTTAACCGTCACTGTGAAACATGTTAGCGTGTACATCCAGCGTTCAAAGGCTGTGAAGGCGTTAGCTTGGAAAGCTAATATTAGATTAAAGCGCCACAGCTGTGTAACTCTTGATAACAAATGAGCACGTTTGTGAGTACAttggtttttaaatcaaaattccAATATTGGTgtgaaaagacaacattttcacCCTTTCATTGGCTAATGGCTTCTCTGCCCCCGTCTTTCTCGATGCAACCGGTTCATGTTTGATTGTTGAATATCTTGACTGACAACGTCAACCCTCTGCGTCTCTTTCTTTATCTGCAGCACATGTTTACAGAGAGCAGGGGGAGCAGATACAGGAAGAACGATCAATAAATCAGCAAAGTCCAAGACGCTGGGCCTTCTCTCGTCTCTGAGCAGTCTCCCCCGGGCCAGCTGCCGGTCCGACAGCTCTGGTCCCTCTGTGACCTGCCTTTCAAGGACAAATGTAGAATGTTCCAAACATCATATTGGGTCATGACTGGATCACTTGGTCACACGGTAGACAGCCATGTCCAGCGGGTCCTTGGAGGGACTGCACCAATCATCTGCCTCCAAACTCAGCTTGTAGTGACGAAGAGCCTTCTTGTTAAAGACTGGCAGCCTCTCCACAGAGTCTGTAGACAAGGcctagagacacacacacagatttaaatcCAGGGTTTACGTTGTAATCTGATTACGAGAAGCCgtttaaccatcacaattatGTCAAAGCTGTTAAATGAGTGTAGTTACTGCTTTAAAGAGCCTTTGTTGTGGAGCCTTGAGTATCATTTCTAAATGTGCAAGATTAGTAAAGTCATCTTTAATGTGGTCTTTGAAGTATCCAATCAAGCTAATACGCCGATGCAAAAATGTGCTTGTGTCATATATTACCTTCAGGTGAATGACGGCGTTGGAGCCGTAACCCTCCATCGAGTAGAGCTGCAGGTCTCCCTGGAAGTAACGAGCGTAGAGCCGAGAGATGGGCAGACCGTAGCCGAACCccgcctgcacacacacacacacacattagctcTTTTCACGCATCAACATCGCTTCTGAacgtgtctttgtttttgtgtcatgtctTTACCAGTGGAGTTCTGTGATGATGTTCTATGGAGGGCCTCGGCGCTGTGGAGTACATGTAACTGAACAAACGCTCTGTCTTCCTGAAGGGAACTCCGCCTCCTTTATCGCTCATCTGTGGAGAGCGTGGAAAAGAAGCACGtgtcaaacaatcaaacaaGCTGAATCACTGAAGCTCAATGCATTGTGGGCTTTTCTCACACTGCATGTGCTGCAGGTTGAGATGTGTTAGcctgagtgtgtgcgtgtgtgtgtgtgtagcaggtTATCAGTATAAAGTGTGTTGGATTGATGGTCTCTAAAAGTGGAAGTGTGGCGTGCCAGGAGCACAATGTCAGCAATGAATGGACTCTGTATCTggataataatgtgtttttatgaggtttatgtaacTAATTCAGTTTCTAACCAGGTGAGTCAGGGACACCAACAACAGTGGGACAAATGGTGAAAACACTTTGTCTTGTGTTCATAATCAGAACTAACAGGCTTTACCTCAGTGTGGATTACTGTTTCTGAGAATTTGTATTAAGCTGtgaatgttttaatttcaaacaTAAATTGTCGTCAGCTCCAGTAGCATGTACCATGTTGGGCGCtatacagtcagtcagtcatcatctaaccgctttatcctccaccagagggtcgcggggggtgctgtgccaatctcagctacatcgggcgataggcggggtacaccctggacagttcgccagtccatcacagggccacacacagctagagacaaacaaccattcactctcacactcactcctatggtcaatttagagtgtccaattcacctaatccccacattgcatgtttttggactgtgggaggaagccggagaacccggagagaacccacgcacacacggggagaacatgcaaactccatgcagaaagacccttgttccaaccggggctcgaacccgggtcttctcgctgcaaggcgagagtgctaaccactacaccaccgcgTGGCCCGGGCGCTATAcaatgtctatttatttaaactaaCACTCACTCAGTCTCTTCGTCACTCCACAACTGCACTGGTCTGGATTCCCACCATGTTCTTCTGTCTGTTGTCTTCTGGGTCAAAGCCCAGAGGCAGTAACTGTGGTAGCACTGGATGTGTCAGTCCTACTTTGGGAAGTTTGGGTATTTGGTAGTTTATTTTAGGTTATATTAAAGGGCTACCTTTGATCATTGAGTTGTGATAGTTGAGGCTGGTGTAACTGTGTAGCACTGGATGTGTTAGTTCAGTTTAGGAGGCCGAACATTTCATTTGGACAAACGCAATGATTCTTTTATTTCTAATAAATGGATTAAACGTACCGACTGATATGTGCTTGACTCACCTTGATGGACAGGTCCTCTCCACCAAGTGCAACCTTGACGCTGATAGGTGGGAGGGTGCTGCTGGCCTTATGATTCTCTATGGTTGCTCTCATGGCATTCTACGGAGAGGACACGGGGACGTTTATTAGCACAATGAGGTCAATGAAGACAATaaaacagatgatgatgatattaatCCATGACTCCATGTTCAAAACAGATTAGAACGGGCAATATTTCAGGGTCATTTGTTTACAGTCTGATGAGCTAAATGAGTAATAGTTTTGCAGTTTTGGTGAATGTGTTCTGTCTCTTCCAACTCTCCATGAAGACTGTTGTACCAAACATGGTCAAACGAGTAAAAGCTTCTAAGAACTCTACACTTAACGGTATTTACATCGTGTAGTTTCTTGTAAACATAGCTGAGCACTGACTTTGGGTTATTTGCTTCCACAGCAGCAGGTTAACCTTTGTTCACTTATGTAACGGTAGTCAATTCCATGAAGTAGACACTGCAAACATCACTGAACTGCCTGGAACTCTGGTCACCGCCCAGTCGTACAAAGAGAGTGTCTCCCAGATGAGCTTAGTTACTAAATACCGTCTCTCTCTCACgactataaaaacattttaaaatctcgGGTTAGGTGGAGTGAGAAATGCACGTCTGCTACACGACAGTGATCATGTGGAAGTGAAAGAAGAACAAAGCATCACAGATGTGCAGTGTATTCATACTGGTAGATACTGTTATCATAGCAGACAAGTGATATCAGCAGCTTTGATAACTGAATGAcactatacagtatgtattgtaAAGATATTCATTCTTCAttgtcatttctttatttatttagtttttaccTTGAAGAGTTCAAAGAGCATGTGGTACAGGTGAGAAGGGACGTATGAGATCTGGATGGGCTCTCTGACGTTATTTGCTAGAGGAGGAGAAATAAGACAGAAGTGTCAGTGGTCTGCAGTTACACTCACCAGGAAgtgaaaagaaaggaaaaacagagTGTGTgctcctcaccattcacctgccTCAGCTCCAGCTCAGGTGCTCCCAGGTAATACTGCTCACACAGCAACTTAGCACTCTGATATGCATCTAtaaaaagtgagagagagagagatgaaaatcATAACGATCATTAAAGCTCATcataattaataaaacatgatgaatgTGTTTTGGATCAGAACCAGCAGCTCTTCATGATCCTCTGTCAgatcagtaaatgtaaaatgtactatGGCACACAAAGTGCTTGCTGCACACAGTTAAGACAGTAATTAGCACGTCCAAATACGACACACTACTGTTACTACTGTGTccttcagctgtgttttcatgctCCATATCGACAGTGACAAAGATGAATAATGTATTTACTtaagtgtgtgcttgttttgtagTGGTGCTGGTGAAGCTATTTATCTGTTATTTATCAGCGTCTCAGCCAACATGTTCTTCCTATTACTTTTTATGTGACTTATGTAAGAGTTGATAAGAGTGCTGTTTATTTGCCCTGTGAACTTTGTGCCATGAAGGTCCGCTTACCTCGTACAACCTCTGTCACTTCACACTGAGAGTCGATACAGCCAATGGTGTTGGGGTGGGCGGGGTTAATGTTGCCGTTGAAAACAAGAGCTgcgagaaagaagagaaagaagagaaaggaaATCAGTTCATATTCTTCCAACTATACAAACTACAACTTTGTCGTTGTGTTGTTGAGATTACAGTTTACTTTATAGATTATGTTACATATGTTACAAAGCATAATCAGATTATTACTCATGTCTACATCATGGTCATGTGGTGAGGTTTATGTTTGTGGGGGCTCACTGTGCTGGTTGATGAGCATGCGGATGGAGATTCTGCTGGTATAGAAGCGGTCCAGAAAGTACTGGAGGTTGTGGTCAGTGACGGGGTCCTGCTGGCCGTAAGAGTCCTTGAACTCAATAACTCCCTGAGCCATGGTGCTGACCACCTCATTGTGTCGGTTCCTGATGGCCTCCAAGACCTCCACGAACCTGcagacagaggtggagagggaACGAAGTGACGGGAGGTAAGGTCAGAGAAGAGGGTAACAGTGAACACTATGATGTCCAAAATTCTCTTCTGCTCCGTCCCACTCACGTCTCCAGGACTCTGTGGTCATCGGGGTTCTTGTCCAGAAACTCGAGGATCTCCATCAGGCTCTGGATGTACCTGAGAGAGTATTATGAGCATCGTCACATGTCATGCTACATGTCAAGTAAAAGATGCTCCCAGCACCATCTGCACATTATTTAGTAGCAACATTTACCATGAAAAAGAACATATTCTATCAGTCATGATAGTTAattaccatccatccattatctaccgctttattttaatcatttgatgATGTTTATATCGTTTAATATTCTACGACTCCGTCTTAGTTGatgacacactcactctctcacactcagagTATGAATATGACGtcatgtcattaaccttgttctctctctccctagtttgtgtctttctttcctttccttcctctctctctctctctctctttctctctctctctctctgtgtgtgtgtgtcctcatcttgcaggttgcaggatccagatccagttccgaggctattatcattattattattattattgttatacatatcatcaccattattattgtgctataattaaaagtcgatatcagtataTTTGAATCAACAATTTATGCGCTGCtgtttatataaatgacatcatagttctataaacatgtcatcatatAAACTTATAACGTGATagagttgttgtgtatctgctcctggtctctttcttctgtctctcctctcagtcgaggcagatgctgcacatcagTGAGTCTGTCAGAGATTCTTCTTCTACTGTTGCTCATTgtgtaaactgttgtgtttctctgctctccatgatgatgttgtgttatctcagagccttgagataatgtatgttatcaGCGCtacacaaatacaattgaattgaattgaaacacacatttgtgttcttTTATGTGCAGATTCCTTGTCCCAATCAACTCCAATCTGTTAAAGAATGATTGGGTCTCTCAGAATGGAGCTAATCTGGTGAAAATGCCGATATTCTTTAATATAATGCGACTACATTACAAAACAGTTTTTTCTAAGTCACGCAGTCTTGTCTTTGACtatgtgacatgtttgtttccCCGTGCGCAGCATGAAGGTACTTAcagcacagtaaacacacacacgagcataTAGCAAGTGTCTGAACTATTGCAACACACGACAGGAAAgcacagagggggaggggacaGCGAGCAGACTGTAAACACTGCCATCCATCATCAGTCGTGACCTGCTGTATGTGAGCAATTTAAAGAGAAGATTCCGGAGCAGATCACGAGCAGCTACTCACGAGATAATCCATTAGCGCTGCTTGCTGTTTGTTATTAGAGACGCGGGAGTTAGAGTATATACACATGACGTGTGTATCATGGGATCTGTGTAGACAAATACAGAcaactctttgtttttgtttcagtcagagcaatgctgttgttttctggTATTATAATGTGGTATTATaatgtgttattaatgtttAGCTGAACTCTGTACGACTCATGTGGAACATGCTGAGGTCATCGACCTCCATCACTGAGCTGTCACTCacatttcttatatttgttATAAGACATTTGTTCTCCCTTTTACAAAAGCTTAGCTACAGGTGCTTTCGACTTTGTAACGTCACCTTTCTtgtcttcatgtttttcttcatgtgctTTTATTC
It contains:
- the LOC122784949 gene encoding pyruvate dehydrogenase (acetyl-transferring) kinase isozyme 2, mitochondrial-like — its product is MTSKMKLVRSLVKTVALATVPKHIDHFSKFSPSPLSMKQFLDFGSTNACERTSFVFLRQELPVRLSNIMKELNLLPDRLLATPSVQLLQTWYIQSLMEILEFLDKNPDDHRVLETFVEVLEAIRNRHNEVVSTMAQGVIEFKDSYGQQDPVTDHNLQYFLDRFYTSRISIRMLINQHTLVFNGNINPAHPNTIGCIDSQCEVTEVVRDAYQSAKLLCEQYYLGAPELELRQVNANNVREPIQISYVPSHLYHMLFELFKNAMRATIENHKASSTLPPISVKVALGGEDLSIKMSDKGGGVPFRKTERLFSYMYSTAPRPSIEHHHRTPLAGFGYGLPISRLYARYFQGDLQLYSMEGYGSNAVIHLKALSTDSVERLPVFNKKALRHYKLSLEADDWCSPSKDPLDMAVYRVTK